A region from the Peromyscus maniculatus bairdii isolate BWxNUB_F1_BW_parent chromosome 5, HU_Pman_BW_mat_3.1, whole genome shotgun sequence genome encodes:
- the Nqo2 gene encoding ribosyldihydronicotinamide dehydrogenase [quinone] isoform X1: MAGKKVLIIYAHQEPKSLNGSLKKVAVEELSKQGCTVTVSDLYAMNFEPRATRNDITGALSNPEVFRYGIETYEAYKKTALTSDILEEQRKVQEADLVIFQFPLYWFSVPAILKGWMDRVLCQGFAFDIPGFYDSGFLKGKLALLSLTTGGTAEMYTRAGVSGDFRYFLWPLQHGILHFCGFKVLAPQISFGIDVSSEEERKVMVASWAQRLKSIWKEEPIHCTPPWYFQE; this comes from the exons ATGGCAG GTAAGAAAGTGCTCATCATCTATGCACACCAAGAACCCAAGTCCTTAAATGGGTCCCTGAAGAAAGTGGCTGTTGAAGAACTGAGCAAGCAGGGATGTACAGTCACTGTGTCTGACTTGTATGCCATGAACTTTGAGCCGAGGGCCACAAGAAATGATATCACTG GTGCCCTCTCTAATCCTGAAGTCTTCAGATATGGGATAGAGACCTATGAGGCCTACAAGAAGACAGCTTTGACCAGTGACATACTTGAGGAGCAGAGAAAGGTGCAAGAAGCTGATCTAGTGATATTTCAG TTCCCACTATACTGGTTCAGCGTTCCAGCAATCCTAAAAGGCTGGATGGATAGGGTGCTGTGCCAAGGGTTTGCCTTCGACATCCCAGGCTTTTATGACTCTGGTTTTCTCAAG GGTAAATTAGCCCTCCTTTCCTTAACCACGGGAGGTACGGCTGAGATGTACACAAGAGCTGGAGTCAGTGGAGATTTCCGGTACTTCCTATGGCCACTCCAG CATGGCATATTACACTTCTGTGGATTTAAGGTCCTTGCCCCACAGATCAGTTTTGGTATTGACGTTTcatcagaagaagaaagaaaagtgatggTGGCATCATGGGCCCAGCGGCTGAAGAGCATCTGGAAGGAAGAGCCTATCCACTGCACACCCCCTTGGTACTTCCAAGAGTAA
- the Nqo2 gene encoding ribosyldihydronicotinamide dehydrogenase [quinone] isoform X2, whose amino-acid sequence MNFEPRATRNDITGALSNPEVFRYGIETYEAYKKTALTSDILEEQRKVQEADLVIFQFPLYWFSVPAILKGWMDRVLCQGFAFDIPGFYDSGFLKGKLALLSLTTGGTAEMYTRAGVSGDFRYFLWPLQHGILHFCGFKVLAPQISFGIDVSSEEERKVMVASWAQRLKSIWKEEPIHCTPPWYFQE is encoded by the exons ATGAACTTTGAGCCGAGGGCCACAAGAAATGATATCACTG GTGCCCTCTCTAATCCTGAAGTCTTCAGATATGGGATAGAGACCTATGAGGCCTACAAGAAGACAGCTTTGACCAGTGACATACTTGAGGAGCAGAGAAAGGTGCAAGAAGCTGATCTAGTGATATTTCAG TTCCCACTATACTGGTTCAGCGTTCCAGCAATCCTAAAAGGCTGGATGGATAGGGTGCTGTGCCAAGGGTTTGCCTTCGACATCCCAGGCTTTTATGACTCTGGTTTTCTCAAG GGTAAATTAGCCCTCCTTTCCTTAACCACGGGAGGTACGGCTGAGATGTACACAAGAGCTGGAGTCAGTGGAGATTTCCGGTACTTCCTATGGCCACTCCAG CATGGCATATTACACTTCTGTGGATTTAAGGTCCTTGCCCCACAGATCAGTTTTGGTATTGACGTTTcatcagaagaagaaagaaaagtgatggTGGCATCATGGGCCCAGCGGCTGAAGAGCATCTGGAAGGAAGAGCCTATCCACTGCACACCCCCTTGGTACTTCCAAGAGTAA